From the genome of Candidatus Defluviilinea proxima:
GGTCATTTGATTGAAACGCGTTGCGAGTTGTGCGATCTCATCGGAACCGTTGACTTGTACACGTTCCTCATAATGCCCATCTGCAATGTGCTGTGACGCGTCGATGAGCGTGCGCACAGGCTCAACAATACGGCGACTCAAGAACAAACTCACTAGTAACGCGGCGAGCACGGAGGCTGTCACGGCATATCCCAACGATTGAAACATACTGGCGCGAAAATTTTCGAACAACGTTCTGCCAAAGCCCGGCCCTTGCCCCTGTCCCTGCCCCATCATCCCCATGCCATTATTGGCCATCATCCCCAAGTGATTATTGAACGCGGCAGGCACTGTCAATTGAATGGTGATCGCAAGGATGACCACACCCACAAGAATGACAGCGAGATTGGCAAGAAATAATTTTGCGCTGAGACGTTCATCAATATATTTCATAGGATCACTTTCTAGAGAGGTTCATCTTCAAAACGATACCCCACACCGCGCACCGTGGCGATCAACGCTTCATCCCCAAGTTTTTGACGCACATGCCCAAGATGCACATCCACCACGCGCATCTCGCCAAAATATTCTGCGCCCCAAATCTTTTCAAGCAGTTGTTCGCGCGAAAGGACACGTCCGCGATTCTCAGCGAGGGCACGCAGAAGATCGAATTCGATGGATGTCAACTCAACAGGGACATCATCCACGCTGACAGTATGTGCGCCTACATCGATGCGGACATGCTTGAACGAGAGCACGCTTCTTTCCTCGCCCGAGGCTGTATCTGTTTTAATACGCCTTAACGCCGCCTTGACCCTCGCCACCAACTCACGCGGACTGAACGGCTTCGTGACGTAATCATCAGCCCCCACCGAAAGCCCGACGATCTTATCGGTCTCATCGGTACGGGCCGTGAGCATGATGACATACACATCCGATTCGCGGCGCAGACGGGAGAGCACTTCGATGCCGTCGATGCCAGGCAGCATCAGATCGAGAATGATCAGATCAGGTTTGAAAGCACGTGCGGCTTTCAAACCTGCATTCCCATCAGCGGCGGTATAGACCTCGTACCCTTCTGGCTTGAGATACGCGCTGACCAGATTAATAATGGACGGTTCATCGTCGACCACGAGAATTTTTGTCATGAATTGATTCTACTCCAGACCATGGTATCGACTGGAGTGTAGCTCTGGTTTGTGCAGTTGGTTCAAA
Proteins encoded in this window:
- a CDS encoding response regulator transcription factor; protein product: MTKILVVDDEPSIINLVSAYLKPEGYEVYTAADGNAGLKAARAFKPDLIILDLMLPGIDGIEVLSRLRRESDVYVIMLTARTDETDKIVGLSVGADDYVTKPFSPRELVARVKAALRRIKTDTASGEERSVLSFKHVRIDVGAHTVSVDDVPVELTSIEFDLLRALAENRGRVLSREQLLEKIWGAEYFGEMRVVDVHLGHVRQKLGDEALIATVRGVGYRFEDEPL